The Eurosta solidaginis isolate ZX-2024a chromosome 4, ASM4086904v1, whole genome shotgun sequence genome includes a window with the following:
- the LOC137250163 gene encoding uncharacterized protein isoform X1: MLEPTKLKSTWQDLMEQRTLSYNQSVLMKMVEEIKQDAVPKSEVLAQQPLMRECKVTLKKVESSVCKITGEVRDKYMDEVASALPLQNVLEVLRVEERLKVEEYAVAMKAHMFKIKGISEDIPRVVKEIFSDTWMEEYNWAGAAGKKSLQKLSLFETFLSDVFIHQGHASYEKGMRKAVELSHYRMAQRKFGKKQKLVTAQTSPPAQ; encoded by the exons ATGTTGGAACCAACCAAATTGAAGTCAACCTGGCAGGACCTAATGgag CAACGTACACTCAGCTATAATCAAAGCGTACTAATGAAAATGGTGGAGGAAATAAAGCaagat GCGGTACCGAAGAGTGAAGTTTTGGCGCAACAGCCCTTAATGCGAGAGTGCAAGGTGACGCTGAAGAAGGTGGAAAGCTCTGTGTGCAAAATTACTGGGGAAGTCAGAGACAAGTACATGGATGAAGTTGCCAGCGCATTGCCTCTCCAGAATGTATTAGAGGTTCTAAGGGTGGAAGAAAGATTGAAGGTAGAGGAGTATGCAGTAGCAATG AAGGCTCATATGTTCAAAATTAAGGGCATTTCAGAGGACATACCCCGAGTAGTAAAAGAAATTTTTAGTGACACGTGGATGGAAGAGTACAACTGGGCGGGAGCAGCTGGAAAGAAAAGTCTCCAAAAGCTTTCCTTGTTCGAGACATTTCTTAGCG ATGTATTCATACACCAAGGACATGCATCGTATGAAAAAGGAATGAGAAAGGCGGTTGAACTCAGCCACTACAGGATGGCACAAAGGAAATTcggcaaaaagcaaaaattagttACTGCACAGACAAGCCCACCAGCGCAATGA
- the LOC137250163 gene encoding uncharacterized protein isoform X2 has translation MEIIYNMDQIEQNQRTLSYNQSVLMKMVEEIKQDAVPKSEVLAQQPLMRECKVTLKKVESSVCKITGEVRDKYMDEVASALPLQNVLEVLRVEERLKVEEYAVAMKAHMFKIKGISEDIPRVVKEIFSDTWMEEYNWAGAAGKKSLQKLSLFETFLSDVFIHQGHASYEKGMRKAVELSHYRMAQRKFGKKQKLVTAQTSPPAQ, from the exons ATGGAGATTATTTATAATATGGATCAAATTGAACAGAAT CAACGTACACTCAGCTATAATCAAAGCGTACTAATGAAAATGGTGGAGGAAATAAAGCaagat GCGGTACCGAAGAGTGAAGTTTTGGCGCAACAGCCCTTAATGCGAGAGTGCAAGGTGACGCTGAAGAAGGTGGAAAGCTCTGTGTGCAAAATTACTGGGGAAGTCAGAGACAAGTACATGGATGAAGTTGCCAGCGCATTGCCTCTCCAGAATGTATTAGAGGTTCTAAGGGTGGAAGAAAGATTGAAGGTAGAGGAGTATGCAGTAGCAATG AAGGCTCATATGTTCAAAATTAAGGGCATTTCAGAGGACATACCCCGAGTAGTAAAAGAAATTTTTAGTGACACGTGGATGGAAGAGTACAACTGGGCGGGAGCAGCTGGAAAGAAAAGTCTCCAAAAGCTTTCCTTGTTCGAGACATTTCTTAGCG ATGTATTCATACACCAAGGACATGCATCGTATGAAAAAGGAATGAGAAAGGCGGTTGAACTCAGCCACTACAGGATGGCACAAAGGAAATTcggcaaaaagcaaaaattagttACTGCACAGACAAGCCCACCAGCGCAATGA